A genomic region of Epinephelus moara isolate mb chromosome 23, YSFRI_EMoa_1.0, whole genome shotgun sequence contains the following coding sequences:
- the LOC126384957 gene encoding E3 ubiquitin-protein ligase TRIM39-like, producing the protein MASASSLPCEEQLLCSICLDAFNEPVSTPCGHNYCKSCITGYWASTDLIHCPLCNKKFRKRPQLQVNTEFRDMVEQFNNMKVRGEDDIPAKPGEVPCDICLEPKRKAQKTCLVCLASYCQTHLEPHQRVTTLKKHQLINPVSNLEDRVCKKHDKMFEFFCYTDQACICSMCLKDGHATHEAVPLEHAFRERKAQVDYMMSEIKVMENTKSRSIKEIEYLVEQSKRRSEKDIADIAEVFTALLVSLQQSQAELIEVIQEKQKAALKEAEDHLTKLEQEVSELRGKRFEVELLLQTDDHFSLLQSWLSLSHNEGIFDPLSHSIPPSTPDLSDMNQQSYVGMVKKAVAQTEKIASNEMEMLIHEVRLSDGCEATEQPDAVEERTTDEFVREVWTPPQDKLMMIQQCNAVDVTLDSYMAHSSLVVSKDGKQLRFGEGLLHFFTSLFWARPAGQPLVLGKEGFSSGRFYYEVQVSGSKGWVLGVVKEPIIKERGFTPILKDGGWTLCGVYNEFKEECFANSDRSSLVYLGQRPQTVGVFVDYEKGEISFYDVDARTLIHSQTGCAFIENPSAFKAFLHYMTGTSSNNRPKLYPVFGFANDDSDNMLKITPVVCAT; encoded by the coding sequence ATGGCCTCCGCCAGCAGCCTCCCATGTGAAGAACAACTCCTGTGTTCAATCTGTCTAGATGCGTTCAATGAACCTGTCTCCACTCCATGTGGACACAACTACTGCAAGTCTTGTATCACAGGGTACTGGGCCAGCACTGACCTGATACATTGTCCACTCTGTAACAAGAAGTTCCGCAAGAGACCTCAGCTTCAGGTCAACACAGAGTTCAGAGATATGGTGGAGCAATTCAACAACATGAAGGTGAGGGGTGAAGACGACATCCCTGCCAAACCAGGGGAGGTGCCCTGTGACATCTGCCTTGAGCCGAAGCGCAAAGCCCAGAAGACGTGCCTGGTGTGTTTGGCCTCGTACTGCCAGACTCACCTGGAGCCTCATCAGAGAGTCACAACCCTTAAAAAGCACCAGCTGATTAATCCTGTGTCAAACCTGGAGGACAGGGTGTGTAAGAAGCACGACAAGATGTTTGAATTCTTCTGTTACACAGACCAGGCGTGTATTTGTTCCATGTGCCTGAAAGACGGCCACGCAACACATGAAGCCGTCCCATTAGAGCATGCGTTCAGAGAGAGGAAAGCCCAGGTGGACTACATGATGTCAGAGATAAAAGTGATGGAAAACACAAAATCCAGGAGTATTAAGGAAATCGAATACTTAGTTGAACAGAGCAAAAGAAGGTCAGAGAAAGACATAGCAGACATTGCTGAGGTTTTCACTGCTCTGCTGGTCTCTCTGCAACAAAGCCAGGCTGAGCTGATTGAGGTGATCCAGGAGAAGCAGAAAGCAGCACTGAAGGAGGCTGAAGACCACCTGACAAAGCTGGAGCAAGAAGTCTCTGAGTTGAGGGGGAAAAGATTTGAAGTGGAACTACTCTTACAAACAGACGACCACTTCAGCCTCCTGCAGAGCTggctgtctctctcacacaatgAGGGCATATTTGACCCTCTGTCCcactccatccctccatctacACCAGACCTCTCTGACATGAATCAGCAGAGTTATGTGGGGATGGTGAAAAAAGCAGTGGCTCAGACAGAAAAGATAGCCAGTAATGAGATGGAGATGCTCATTCATGAGGTCAGGTTATCTGATGGTTGTGAGGCCACTGAGCAGCCTGATGCAGTTGAAGAACGTACAACAGATGAGTTTGTCAGAGAAGTGTGGACTCCACCTCAGGACAAGCTGATGATGATCCAGCAGTGCAATGCAGTGGATGTGACTCTGGACTCCTACATGGCCCATTCCAGCCTCGTGGTGTCTAAGGATGGGAAACAACTGAGATTTGGTGAAGGCCTACTGCATTTTTTTACATCTTTATTTTGGGCAAGACCTGCAGGCCAACCTTTAGTTCTTGGGAAAGAGGGTTTTAGCTCAGGCAGGTTCTACTATGAGGTTCAAGTCAGTGGGAGTAAAGGCTGGGTACTGGGAGTGGTTAAAGAGCCCATTATCAAGGAGAGGGGTTTCACTCCCATCTTGAAAGATGGAGGCTGGACACTTTGTGGCGTGTACAATGAATTCAAAGAGGAGTGTTTTGCTAACTCTGATAGGTCCTCTCTCGTGTACCTGGGGCAAAGGCCCCAGACAGTTGGTGTGTTTGTTGATTATGAGAAAGGAGAGATCTCTTTCTACGACGTGGACGCCAGGACTCTGATCCACTCCCAAACAGGATGTGCCTTCATTGAGAACCCATCAGCTTTCAAAGCTTTTCTCCATTACATGACTGGCACATCCTCAAATAACAGACCAAAGCTCTACCCTGTTTTTGGTTTCGCTAATGATGACTCTGACAACATGCTCAAAATCACTCCTGTAGTCTGTGCAACTTAA